In a genomic window of Pararge aegeria chromosome 7, ilParAegt1.1, whole genome shotgun sequence:
- the LOC120625235 gene encoding uncharacterized protein LOC120625235, which produces MVREFSTIIIFQTIFSIFIALAFKPPTKEEQMDKYNKMNQEVEPFRKNLTECAREVKASMVDVENFLKRIPQSTMQGKCFVACILKRNNIIKKNKISEENLLEVNRAVYGDDEEVMFRLKSAIEECYRAVDMIFEICDYASVFNDCMHLKMEHILDKVTMERRMEALGQMTSDPDVWTDDEDEILKLVKDEL; this is translated from the coding sequence ATGGTCCGCGAATTcagtacaataattattttccaaacaatattttcaattttcatcgCTCTCGCATTCAAACCGCCGACAAAGGAAGAACAAATggataaatataacaaaatgaaTCAGGAAGTGGAACCTTTTAGGAAGAATTTAACAGAGTGCGCGCGTGAAGTCAAAGCGTCTATGGTGGACGTCGAGAATTTCCTAAAAAGAATCCCACAGTCGACAATGCAAGGCAAATGCTTCGTCGCTTGCATACtaaaacgaaataatataataaagaaaaacaaaatatcagAGGAGAATCTTCTAGAAGTTAACAGAGCAGTTTACGGTGATGATGAGGAAGTTATGTTTCGATTAAAATCCGCGATAGAAGAGTGTTACAGGGCTGTGGATATGATTTTTGAAATTTGCGACTATGCGTCAGTTTTTAATGATTGCATGCATCTGAAAATGGAACATATTCTAGACAAGGTTACCATGGAGAGACGAATGGAAGCATTGGGTCAGATGACCTCTGACCCCGATGTGTGGACTGACGACGAGGACGAAATTTTGAAATTGGTGAAAGACGAATTATAA